A DNA window from Fragaria vesca subsp. vesca linkage group LG3, FraVesHawaii_1.0, whole genome shotgun sequence contains the following coding sequences:
- the LOC101310301 gene encoding ubiquitin-conjugating enzyme E2 32-like, whose translation MAEDKYNRKNPAVKRILQEVKEMQSNPSDDFMSLPLEENIFDWQFAIRGPRDTEFEGGIYHGRIQLPAEYPFKPPSFMLLTPNGRFETQTKICLSISNHHPEHWQPSWSVRTALVALIAFMPTHPNGALGSLEYKKEERRTLAVKSRETAPRFGTPERQKIIDEIHEYMLSKAPTVPEINPTPASKEHPSSREGEVDGTTQNAGATLTGEELPNPGADDRIVEEVQEAPQNANPTPEIPRVLNEAPSGGSTRVVQKPEMRVQKPNEDRLFTLAAVGLTIAIFVLLLKKFMKSSGYGAVFMDES comes from the exons ATGGCGGAGGACAAGTACAACCGGAAGAACCCGGCCGTGAAGCGAATCCTGCAGGAGGTCAAGGAGATGCAATCCAATCCCTCCGACGATTTCATGAGCCTCCCTCTCGAG GAGAATATATTTGACTGGCAATTTGCGATTCGCGGCCCTCGGGATACGGAATTCGAGGGCGGCATTTACCACGGCAGGATTCAGTTGCCGGCGGAGTATCCGTTTAAGCCTCCGTCGTTCATGCTGTTGACG CCGAATGGCCGGTTCGAGACGCAAACCAAGATTTGCTTGAGCATTTCAAATCATCATCCTGAGCACTGGCAGCCGTCCTGGAGCG TGCGGACTGCTCTAGTTGCTCTTATTGCATTCATGCCCACCCACCCAAATGGTGCATTGGGTTCACTGGAATACAAAAAGGAAGAAAGGCGTACTTTGGCTGTCAAATCTCGTGAGACAGCCCCAAGATTCGGAACTCCTGAACGTCAGAAGATCATTGATGAG ATTCATGAATATATGCTAAGCAAGGCACCAACTGTTCCTGAAATAAACCCCACACCAGCCTCCAAAGAGCATCCTTCAAGCAGGGAAGGTGAAGTTGATGGGACTACACAAAATGCTGGAGCCACACTCACTGGGGAAGAGCTCCCAAACCCGGGAGCAGATGATAGGATTGTTGAAGAAGTACAGGAAGCCCCTCAGAATGCTAACCCCACCCCCGAAATACCAAGGGTGTTGAATGAAGCTCCTTCCGGCGGATCAACTCGGGTTGTACAAAAGCCAGAAATGAGAGTTCAAAAACCAAATGAAGATCGGTTGTTCACATTGGCTGCCGTTGGACTAACCATTGCCATTTTTGTTCTTCTATTGAAGAAGTTCATGAAATCTAGCGGATATGGTGCCGTGTTTATGGACGAGTCTTAG